One Rhododendron vialii isolate Sample 1 chromosome 2a, ASM3025357v1 genomic region harbors:
- the LOC131316964 gene encoding obg-like ATPase 1, which produces MPPKAAKSKEAPAERPILGRFSSHLKIGIVGLPNVGKSTLFNTLTKLSIPAENFPFCTIEPNEARVYVPDERFEWLCQLYKPKSEVSAFLEIHDIAGLVRGAHEGQGLGNSFLSHIRAVDGIFHVLRAFEDPDIIHVDDSVDPVRDLEVITEELRLKDLEFMEKKIEDIEKSMKRSNDKQLKIELELCQRIKTWLEEGKDVRLGDWKAADIEILNTFQLLSAKPVVYLVNMNEKDYQRKKNKFLPKIHTWVQEHGGEPIIPFSCALERNLADMPADEAAKYCEENKLQSALPKIIKTGFAAINLIYFFTAGPDEVKCWQIRRQIKAPQAAGTIHTDFEKGFICAEVMKFDDLKELGTEGAVKAAGKYRQEGKTYVVQDADIIFFKFNVSGGGKK; this is translated from the exons ATGCCTCCGAAGGCTGCCAAATCGAAGGAAGCACCTGCCGAGAGGCCCATCCTTGGACGCTTCTCATCTCACCTCAAGATTGGgatt GTTGGATTGCCGAATGTGGGAAAATCTACTCTTTTTAATACACTCACAAAGTTGTCGATACCAGCAGAGAACTTCCCTTTTTGTACCATTGAGCCCAATGAGGCTCGAGTTTATGTTCCTGATGAGCGATTTGAATGGCTTTGTCAATTGTACAAGCCAAAGAGCGAG GTATCAGCTTTCTTAGAAATCCATGACATAGCTGGACTTGTTCGAGGTGCTCATGAAGGACAAGGATTGGGGAACAGCTTTTTATCTCATATTCGTGCAGTTGACGGCATTTTCCATGTTTTAC gTGCCTTTGAAGATCCTGATATCATCCATGTTGACGACTCTGTGGATCCTGTGAGAGATTTAGAGGTTATTACTGAAGAATTGCGTCTCAAG GACCTTGAGTTCATGGAAAAGAAGATTGAGGACATTGAAAAGAGCATGAAGAGGAGCAATGACAAGCAGTTGAAGATAGAGCTTGAGCTGTGTCAAAGG ATCAAAACATGGCTTGAAGAGGGAAAAGATGTCCGTCTGGGGGACTGGAAAGCTGCGGATATTGAGATACTGAATACTTTTCAATTGCTTTCTGCTAAGCCTGTTGTTTACTTG GTTAACATGAATGAGAAAGattatcaaagaaaaaagaacaagttTCTTCCAAAAATTCATACATG ggTGCAGGAGCATGGAGGTGAGCCAATTATCCCTTTCAGCTGTGCGTTAGAGAGAAATCTTGCTGATATGCCTGCAGATGAAGCCGCAAAGTATTGCGAGGAGAACAAACTACAAAG TGCCCTTCCAAAGATCATAAAGACTGGATTCGCAGCTATAAACCTCATATACTTTTTTACAGCTGGCCCTGATGAG GTCAAATGTTGGCAAATTCGACGGCAGATAAAGGCTCCTCAGGCTGCAGGGACAATTCAtactgattttgaaaaaggcttcaTCTGTGCTGAG GTGATGAAGTTCGATGATCTAAAGGAACTTGGCACTGAAGGGGCTGTTAAG GCTGCTGGGAAGTATAGGCAGGAAGGGAAGACGTATGTGGTCCAAGATGCAGACATCATAtttttcaagttcaatgtgTCTGGTGGTGGGAAGAAGTGA